GACCCGAAACCGACTCAGGAACCGCGCCGGATCCGCCCTGCGTAACGGGCCTCCAGCGCGTCGTTGTGCGCGTCGCCACCGGCGATGTTGGCCGACAGGTAGACCGGCGGCTGCTCGTCGGCGGCCACCAACCGGGCCACCACCTCGACCACGATCTGCTGGGCCAGCAACGCCGCCGTGATCGAGGAGACCGCGCCCACCGCGCCGCCGGACGGCAGTGGCAGCGTCGCGTCCCCGTACGGGGCACCGTTGTCCAGCACCACGTCGGCGAAGTCGGCGAGCTTGCGCCCGGACGGGTGGCGGGACTCCATCCGGGCCGAGTGCGCGGCGGAGGTGATCGCGACCAGCGGATGGCCCCGCGCGACGACCAGCGAGGCGAACTCCACCATCGCCCCGTTCACGCCCGAGTTCGAGGCGAGCACGAAGACGTCACGCGGGCCGATCGGGGCGAGGTCGTAGAGCCGATGCGCGACCGACGGGTCCCGCTCCAGCTTCGGGCCCAGCACGTCGACCGGCTCCCCGCCGTGCAGGACCAGGTCCCGCAGGGCGATCCGGTTGGTCGGCACCAGCCCGCCGGCCCGGCCGGCGATCTCCATCGCCAGGGCCTCCGAGTGGCCGGTACCGAAGGCGTGCACCACCCCGTCGGCCCGGATCGCCTCGGCGATCAGGTCGGCCGCCCGGCCCACCTGCTCCCGCTGGCTGCCCGCCACCCGGGTCATCGT
Above is a window of Verrucosispora sp. NA02020 DNA encoding:
- a CDS encoding sugar isomerase domain-containing protein — encoded protein: MTLSAEGYLAEVTATMTRVAGSQREQVGRAADLIAEAIRADGVVHAFGTGHSEALAMEIAGRAGGLVPTNRIALRDLVLHGGEPVDVLGPKLERDPSVAHRLYDLAPIGPRDVFVLASNSGVNGAMVEFASLVVARGHPLVAITSAAHSARMESRHPSGRKLADFADVVLDNGAPYGDATLPLPSGGAVGAVSSITAALLAQQIVVEVVARLVAADEQPPVYLSANIAGGDAHNDALEARYAGRIRRGS